From the Montipora capricornis isolate CH-2021 chromosome 2, ASM3666992v2, whole genome shotgun sequence genome, one window contains:
- the LOC138038214 gene encoding uncharacterized protein, producing MVLSTTPFIGPLKHLKWGEDTIRHVSSTKCLGVTIDDKLSWSQHITSARSAFNAKIKMLRRINFLSTPILETFYYKIVIPSVLYGIVIWGSGPKFKDLEMIHIRADRLIHKLPNSFKDSDILSKVGWMPLEYFYKLRILTITHNAFYNLGLREINNLVTKNSNSHNLRKSLNVVLNRPETELRRRSFVHRSAIAWNALPDNLKDSPNSSIFKYNLKQSKRTIMNINFGKGGNVIYNMKPDFHYY from the coding sequence ATGGTCTTAAGTACCACCCCCTTCATAGGTCCTTTGAAACATCTGAAGTGGGGCGAGGACACCATTCGGCATGTGTCCTCTACCAAATGCCTTGGGGTTACAATCGATGATAAACTTTCATGGTCTCAGCATATTACATCGGCTCGATCTGCATTTAACGCCAAAATCAAAATGTTGAGACGTATAAATTTTCTATCTACACCTATCCTGGAGACTTTTTACTATAAGATAGTAATTCCAAGTGTTTTATATGGAATTGTGATTTGGGGGTCTGGCCCCAAGTTCAAAGATCTGGAAATGATTCACATCAGAGCTGATAGGTTGATTCACAAGCTACCAAATAGTTTTAAGGATAGTGATATACTTTCTAAGGTTGGCTGGATGCCTTTGGAGTATTTTTATAAGCTACGTATCTTAACTATTACACATAATGCTTTTTATAATTTAGGGCTACGGGAAATTAATAACTTGGTGACCAAGAACTCTAACAGCCATAACTTAAGGAAATCTTTGAATGTTGTACTTAATAGGCCCGAAACCGAATTGCGTCGTAGGTCTTTTGTTCACAGATCTGCCATAGCATGGAATGCACTACCAGATAATCTTAAAGACTCGCCAAATTCATCTATCTTTAAATATAACTTAAAACAATCCAAGCGAACtatcatgaatattaattttgGGAAGGGAGGTAATGTTATATATAACATGAAACCAGATTTTCATTATTACtaa